In the genome of Streptomyces sp. P3, the window CGTTCACGCCACGACGGTCCGTGCCCTGGAGACGGCCCGTGCGTGGGTGAGCACACCGGCCTTCGACCGCTCCCGGCTGGTGTTCCTCACCAGGGGCGCGGTCCCCGCGGTGGCCGGGCCCGACGACACGTCACCGCTCGACCTCGCGGGAGCCGGCGTCTGGGGTCTGATCCGCAGCGCGCAGACGGAATACCCGGACCGCTTCGTCCTCGTGGACACCGACCTCGCCAAACCCACCTGGCGCGCCCTCGCTCGCGTGGCGTCCGCCACGGAACCGCAGTGGGCGCTGCGCGGGCGGACCACGCGGGTCCCGCGGTTGGCCCGCCTGGTGCCGGGCAGTGCTCTGCCGAGACTGGACGCCGGCCTGGACGGTACGGTGCTGGTCACCGGCGGGACGGGCATGCCGGGCTCGGCCCTGGCCCGCCACCTGGTGACCGAGCACGGTGTGCGGGATCTGCTGCTGACGAGCCGTCAGGGACCGGACGCGCCGGGAGCGGCGCTCCTGGAAGCCGAACTGACGGAGCTGGGGGCCCGGGTCGAGGTGGCTGCCTGCGACGTGGCGGACCACGAGGCCCTGGCCGCCCTGCTCACGGATCGGCGGATCGGCGCCGTGGTGCACGCGGCGGGCGGGGCGGACGACGGGAGTCTGCCGGCTCTGACCGCGGAGCGCATGGGCAAGGCGCTGCGCCCCAAGGTGGACGCGGCCGTGAACCTGTACGAACTGGTCCACGAGGCAGGGGTACGGCAGTTCGTGCTGTTCTCCTCGCTCGCCGGCATCCTGGGCGGTCCGGGACAGGCCGGCTACGCCGCGGCGAACACCTTCCTGGACGCGTTCGCCCACCACCTGCGGTCCCGGGGCGTCGCCGCCACGTCGATCGCTTGGGGTGCGTGGGCCGGGGCGGGCAGTGCGCCGGGACGGTCCGGGAAGGACCGGCACCCGGCGGCGCCGCGCGGCACGCATCCGCTCGTCGAGCAGCAGGGGCTCGGGCTCTTCGACGCGGCATGGGCGGCCGGCCGCAGTCTCGTGATCGCGTCCCGGCTGGACTTCGCGGGACTGACCGGCGACGCGCAGACCGGCGACGTGGCCTCCGTCCTGCGGGCCCTCGTGCCCGTCGGCACGCGCCGCACGGCCCGGGCCACCCCGGCGGAGCGGACGGACCTGCGACACCGGCTGGCGGCGATGAGCAGGGCGGAGCGGGAGACGGTGGTGACCGACCTCGTACGGGACCGGGCGAGTGCCGTCCTCGGCCACGCCACACCGGGCAGCGTGGCCGCGGACGCCCGGCTGCAGAACCTCGGATTCGACTCGCTCACCGCTCTGCACCTGCGCACGGCACTCGTCGAGGCGACCGGGCTGAGGCTGCCGACGAAGGTGGCGTTCGAGTTCGACACCCCGGCGGACCTCGCGGAGTACCTGATCGAGCGGATCCTCGCCTCGGCATCCTCACATCTCGACGGAACGGAAAGGCCCTCCGATGAGAATTGACCATGTGTTCATCGACTCGCTCGGTGTCACGCTGCACGAGTTCGAGCCCGTCGAGCGTGCCGTGTCCCAGGGACTGATCAGCCAGGACCTCGTGGACGCGAACGGGCTGACCGGCACCCATCTGGCGCACGACATCCCGGCCGTGGAACTCGCGATCTCCGCCGCGCGCGTCGCCATGGACCGCTCGAAGCTGCAACGGGAGGACATCACGCACCACGTGCACAGCGGTGTGTACTACCAAGGCCCGCCCGGGTCCTACGCACCCGGATACGTCCTGCGCGAACTGGAGGTCGAGCCGCTCTCGTCGCTGTATCTGCGCCAGGGCTGCAACGGCATGCTGGGGGCCCTGGAGGTGGCGGTCGGACAGATGACGGGCGCCGCTCAGGCGGAGAACGTACTGCTCACCTCCGGTGAGAACTTCACCGCCACGGGCTCGGACCGTTACACGGGGATCGGCCAGGCGTACTTCCTCTCCGACGGCGGCGCCGCGGCGCTGATCAGCGCGGACGAAGGCTTCGCGCAGATCAGGTCGCTGAGCGCGGGCATCCTGCCGGAGCTCGAACGGTGGCATCGCGGTGACGGCTCGTTGCTGGCGGACGAAGGCCGCGAAAGCGACGGGGACATGGCCGAACGGGCCACTCGCTACAGCGAGACCGAGACCCCGCTCTCGGAGACCCTCGAGAAACTGACTCTCTTCAATCTCGGTGTCATCCGCCGAGCACTCGTCGACGCCGACCTGAATGCCGACGACGTCGCCAAGGTCGTACCGATCAACATCGACGGCCGGATGATCGAGTACTCGGTCATGATGCCGCTCGGCCTGCCCATGGACCGCTCCACGTGGGACTTCGGCAAGGGCATCGGGCATGTGGGCGGCGCCGACGTGTTCATCACCCTGGAGCATCTGGTCCGTACGCGCGAGGTGGCTCCCGGTGACCACGTACTGCTGATCTCCCAGGGCCCGGGCTGGATGTGCACGGCCGCTGTCGTCACCCTCGTCGATCTTCCCACCTGGGCGCTGTGAGCTGCCTGCCACCGCGCGCTCGTCCTCGATGCGTCGAGGGCGGCCCGGTGGCAGCGGTCCGTGACCGGGCGGAGCAGGGTCTCCTCCCGCTCGGCCGTGGTCAGCACGCCGGCCGGTGGCGCAGTCCTTTCGGGGGGCGGCGGCTGTGTCGCGTGCCGTTCGGCGTACGACCTCG includes:
- a CDS encoding ketoacyl-ACP synthase III family protein; this translates as MRIDHVFIDSLGVTLHEFEPVERAVSQGLISQDLVDANGLTGTHLAHDIPAVELAISAARVAMDRSKLQREDITHHVHSGVYYQGPPGSYAPGYVLRELEVEPLSSLYLRQGCNGMLGALEVAVGQMTGAAQAENVLLTSGENFTATGSDRYTGIGQAYFLSDGGAAALISADEGFAQIRSLSAGILPELERWHRGDGSLLADEGRESDGDMAERATRYSETETPLSETLEKLTLFNLGVIRRALVDADLNADDVAKVVPINIDGRMIEYSVMMPLGLPMDRSTWDFGKGIGHVGGADVFITLEHLVRTREVAPGDHVLLISQGPGWMCTAAVVTLVDLPTWAL